The Lasioglossum baleicum chromosome 12, iyLasBale1, whole genome shotgun sequence genome includes a region encoding these proteins:
- the Nfat gene encoding nuclear factor of activated T cells 3 isoform X2: MAPDLEKKRQELRRTSSGTLDHSGHDHFHMLLQLRCNGHALSEPYRHGNNAGGRSSSVTGSVQRSTVTSSNRAHSASRRITHQQRQQQQQQQQPARIPLGSLRNSDDHVPRASSAQDVCDNSNDSGLGFEERQQHLTTANAWNGVGEEDSKRRKMDIKLESEDANFAFPEVAHATSPEAKTGNRTTANGSIGLATISTNRNGTGSGRVVDVPRTRPAIGVLAKRTPPAHQGSASSDGKVQLQIICQPEQQHRARYQTEGSRGAVKDRTGNGFPIVRLVGYDKPAILQVFIGTDLGRVAPHMFYQACRVSGKNSTPCVERKIDGTIVIEVDMDPTKDMMVTCDCVGILKERNVDVEHRFPQEASIRQGRSKKKSTRCRMVFRTTITHPDGTSETLQVCSQPIVCTQPPGIPEICKKSLTSCPCTGGLELFILGKNFLKDTRVVFQLDNDDLSSSMEQHWECAVLPDKEFLQQTHLVCVVPAYRRQDLAPSETVSVKLYAVSSGKTSEPHTFLYTATSTPPEPSVGKVEPLTPPLSTANGDSNLATSPTTVPLTTGVAANTLISQATAGTPNFLSTMQPQQPSSQSSESLKSDPSPPPVTASSQVTPVMMWATQSTSCQNSPPDVMMPPPAMVANTLLNRRSSSNLQLILPDNLKTEVLDENSENSMISENSMQSTPTANGSSGTSPLQQLVNENSIETSQTNMIRSVPVASNSSPVQEAVNILGVVDLMRNQHSLSMVTSHQNNYGGMHESSQVKVLSPNHINKDTNTMLTTDGSPNGTLQGGGVVDLRMKHHQSEFTALSNFTVTSNGQPLPAQSGHSVEKYLNHIESNAKEAESQENDYVANMQQRASIIASGRQPQQAQTSNMLASSNQGVKLDNLVNTTAEAHQLVSPLRTVNPSSNTLMSHVAVNDHETIPSPQQTRTSPPMPVLLEALMPPQTVQPLANGAPSGSPPAVQEQTNGDSLLTSINAALLPSMQEQPVSANGTSSASVPPHNQLQVTNETMSAAADHIPQMQGLIQPDVVAMQQVQQVEQVVAQAQQQVEQVVAQAQQQAVQAVQQAQQQVVQHVVQHAQVVQQAVQQVQAVQQVQAVPAVQQAVQQATQEVVQQAVQQATQEVVQQVQAVQQAVQQAQAAQAMQQAVQQDIGSMLNQPAGFVAEASSALASGAAQEPSQQRLTTAAEQAINNVITNATQDIINTIVNDRSIPITTTTAHAIIATKNILNSVATQSAQLMNCAMEGILPKSPSSQNNIVEQVTSKSPPVAMPVTPSRQNVNPPITNAAGNAAGTTIRKQEDGMLPQELTSMSDHDLLSYINPSCFDPQNGFLM, translated from the exons GTAACAATGCAGGCGGTAGATCATCATCGGTGACAGGATCGGTTCAAAGGAGCACCGTCACGTCGAGCAACCGCGCGCACTCCGCCAGCCGAAGGATCACCCATCAGCAAcgtcagcagcaacagcaacagcagcagccggCCAGAATACCCTTGGGATCCTTACGAAACTCGGATGACCACGTGCCAAGAGCCAGCTCGGCACAGGACGTTTGCGATAACTCGAACGATTCCGGGCTTGGCTTCGAGGAACGTCAGCAACATCTCACCACTGCAAAC GCTTGGAACGGCGTCGGCGAGGAGGACTCGAAGAGGAGGAAGATGGACATCAAGCTCGAGTCCGAGGACGCGAATTTCGCGTTCCCCGAGGTGGCACACGCCACCAGCCCTGAGGCCAAGACTGGGAACAGGACCACCGCGAACGGGAGCATAGGATTGGCCACCATCTCCACCAACAGAAACGGGACCGGGTCCGGACGAGTCGTCGACGTACCCAGGACCAGACCCGCCATAGGAGTACTCGCCAAGAGGACACCCCCTGCTCACCAAG GCAGCGCTTCCTCAGATGGAAAAGTGCAACTGCAGATCATCTGCCAGCCGGAGCAACAGCACCGGGCTCGCTACCAAACGGAGGGTTCGAGAGGAGCGGTGAAGGACCGCACCGGAAACGGATTTCCAATCGTGCGTCTAGTCGGTTACGACAAACCGGCGATTCTTCAAGTGTTCATCGGCACGGATCTCGGTAGAGTCGCGCCGCACATGTTCTACCAAGCCTGCCGCGTCAGTGGCAAGAATTCGACGCCCTGCGTCGAGCGTAAAATCGATGGAACGATAGTGATCGAGGTTGACATGGATCCCACGAAGGACATGATGGTCACCTGCGACTGCGTCGGGATTCTGAAGGAGCGAAACGTTGACGTGGAGCACAGATTCccccaggaggccagcatccgTCAAGGTCGCAGCAAGAAGAAGTCGACCCGCTGTCGCATGGTCTTCCGCACGACGATCACACACCCCGACGGCACCTCGGAGACGTTGCAAGTCTGCTCGCAGCCGATAGTCTGCA CTCAACCTCCCGGCATCCCAGAGATCTGCAAGAAGTCCCTCACCTCCTGTCCCTGCACCGGCGGGCTGGAGCTCTTTATCTTAGGGAAGAACTTCCTGAAGGACACTCGTGTGGTGTTCCAACTAGACAACGACGATCTATCGAGTAGCATGGAGCAGCACTGGGAGTGCGCGGTCCTACCTGATAAGGAGTTCCTGCAACAGACGCACCTTGTTTGCGTCGTTCCTGCCTACAGACGTCAGGATCTAGCGCCGTCGGAAACGGTCAGTGTGAAACTGTACGCGGTGTCTTCTGGAAAGACCAGCGAACCCCATACTTTCCTCTACACCGCCACGTCCACGCCACCGGAGCCATCGGTGGGCAAAGTCGAACCCCTAACGCCGCCTCTGTCTACAGCGAACGGAGACAGCAACCTCGCGACATCCCCCACGACAGTGCCCCTCACAACAGGTGTAGCAGCTAACA CTCTGATCAGCCAAGCAACCGCAGGAACGCCGAACTTCTTGTCCACGATGCAGCCGCAGCAGCCGTCGTCTCAGTCGAGCGAATCTTTGAAGAGCGACCCGAGTCCGCCGCCGGTCACAGCCTCTTCGCAGGTGACGCCGGTGATGATGTGGGCGACGCAGAGTACCAGTTGCCAGAATTCACCGCCGGACGTGATGATGCCACCCCCGGCTATGGTCGCGAACACGCTTCTAAACCGTCGATCGTCCTCGAACCTTCAGTTGATCCTGCCAGATAACTTGAAGACGGAGGTGCTGGACGAGAACAGCGAGAACAGTATGATCAGCGAGAACAGCATGCAAAGTACACCGACGGCGAATGGCTCGTCGGGGACCAGCCCTCTGCAGCAGCTCGTCAACGAGAACTCCATAGAAACGTCGCAGACCAACATGATCAGATCGGTGCCTGTCGCGTCGAACAGCTCGCCGGTGCAAGAAGCAGTGAATATCCTGGGCGTAGTCGATTTGATGCGGAACCAGCACTCACTGTCGATGGTGACGTCCCACCAGAACAACTACGGAGGTATGCACGAATCGTCTCAAGTCAAAGTCCTAAGTCCCAATCATATCAACAAAGATACTAATACAATGTTGACGACAGACGGCAGTCCCAACGGAACCCTCCAGGGAGGAGGAGTCGTAGACCTTCGAATGAAACACCACCAGTCGGAGTTCACAGCCCTCTCGAATTTCACCGTCACTTCTAACGGGCAGCCACTACCTGCGCAGAGTGGCCACAGCGTGGAGAAGTATCTGAACCACATCGAATCGAACGCGAAGGAGGCTGAGAGTCAGGAGAACGACTACGTAGCTAACATGCAGCAACGTGCTTCCATAATCGCCTCTGGTCGACAACCGCAACAGGCTCAAACTTCCAACATGCTAGCCTCCTCCAATCAAGGCGTCAAGTTGGACAATCTGGTGAACACCACCGCGGAGGCGCATCAGCTGGTATCGCCGCTACGAACTGTCAACCCCAGCAGCAACACTCTGATGAGCCATGTCGCTGTGAACGACCATGAAACGATACCGAGCCCCCAACAGACCAGAACCAGCCCGCCGATGCCGGTACTCTTGGAAGCGCTCATGCCACCGCAGACTGTTCAACCCCTAGCAAACGGTGCTCCGTCAGGTTCACCTCCAGCAGTGCAAGAACAGACTAACGGGGATAGTTTATTGACCAGCATCAACGCTGCGTTGCTACCGTCGATGCAAGAGCAGCCAGTGTCAGCCAACGGTACATCCTCCGCTAGCGTACCACCCCACAATCAATTGCAAGTCACAAACGAGACTATGTCGGCAGCGGCTGATCACATACCCCAGATGCAAGGTTTGATTCAGCCGGATGTTGTAGCGATGCAGCAAGTGCAACAGGTGGAGCAAGTTGTGGCACAGGCGCAGCAACAGGTCGAGCAAGTAGTCGCCCAGGCGCAGCAGCAAGCGGTGCAGGCGGTGCAGCAAGCGCAACAGCAGGTCGTTCAGCACGTGGTGCAACACGCACAAGTTGTCCAGCAGGCTGTGCAACAAGTGCAAGCTGTTCAGCAGGTTCAGGCTGTGCCGGCGGTACAGCAGGCTGTACAGCAGGCTactcaggaagtggttcagcaAGCGGTTCAGCAGGCGACGCAGGAAGTGGTACAACAGGTTCAAGCTGTTCAACAGGCGGTGCAACAGGCACAGGCTGCCCAAGCAATGCAGCAGGCAGTTCAACAGGACATCGGTTCCATGCTGAACCAACCAGCTGGCTTTGTCGCTGAAGCTAGCTCCGCTCTCGCCAGTGGGGCAGCTCAGGAGCCGTCTCAACAGAGACTGACCACCGCTGCTGAACAGGCGATTAATAACGTAATCACTAACGCTACTCAGGACATCATCAACACCATCGTTAACGATAGATCTATACCCATTACCACGACCACCGCGCACGCCATCATTGCGACCAAGAATATCCTGAATAGCGTTGCCACTCAAAGTGCCCAACTGATGAACTGTGCCATGGAAGGGATTCTGCCGAAATCCCCTTCCAGCCAAAACAACATCGTCGAACAAGTTACAAGTAAGTCGCCACCGGTCGCCATGCCTGTCACGCCCAGCAGACAAAATGTGAACCCGCCTATAACGAACGCCGCTGGAAACGCAGCCGGGACCACTATCAGAAAACAGGAGGACGGCATGCTACCGCAAGAACTGACGTCGATGTCGGATCACGATCTTCTGAGCTACATCAACCCAAGCTGTTTTGACCCGCAGAACGGTTTTCTTATGTAG